The following proteins are co-located in the Manihot esculenta cultivar AM560-2 chromosome 7, M.esculenta_v8, whole genome shotgun sequence genome:
- the LOC110618701 gene encoding uncharacterized protein LOC110618701, producing the protein MATNKERIEHLEAAVGQLQNTVGQLQNSVSHMDHGLNAKLQHIEAAITKFSEITVSNKDGTSSVGDQSQSQSTKEDSTKGGKPIFASKLAKIEFPRFSGDDPTEWMTKVDQFFDYQKTDDSEKVYLASYHLQGEANQWWRWRKRTYHEEGKEISWEIFVDELWSRFGPTECEDFDESLSKIRQVGPLRDYQCEFERLGNKVKGWTQKALVGTFMGGLKIEISDGIRMFKPKTLKEAINYARMRDEQLQRQKKAVRTFNPTNPLSPTKDKAATPVKRLSWEEM; encoded by the coding sequence ATGGCAACAAACAAAGAACGTATTGAGCATCTGGAGGCTGCGGTTGGCCAACTTCAAAACACTGTTGGTCAGCTTCAAAACTCTGTTAGTCATATGGACCATGGACTTAATGCCAAATTACAACATATTGAAGCGGCTATCACCAAATTCTCTGAGATAACAGTTTCTAACAAGGATGGTACTAGCAGTGTGGGAGATCAAAGCCAAAGTCAATCCACTAAGGAGGATTCAACAAAGGGAGGAAAGCCTATCTTTGCTTCCAAACTCGCAAAAATTGAATTCCCCAGATTTTCAGGCGACGACCCGACAGAGTGGATGACTAAAGTCGATCAGTTTTTCGATTACCAGAAAACTGACGATTCTGAAAAGGTATATTTAGCTTCTTATCATCTTCAGGGGGAAGCAAATCAGTGGTGGAGATGGCGTAAGCGTACATATCatgaagaaggcaaagagatttCTTGGGAAATCTTTGTCGATGAACTGTGGTCGCGTTTTGGACCTACAGAATGTGAGGACTTTGACGAATCCCTATCCAAAATTCGACAAGTGGGACCACTGAGAGATTACCAATGCGAGTTTGAACGGTTAGGGAATAAGGTGAAGGGGTGGACCCAGAAGGCCCTAGTAGGGACATTCATGGGCGGTCTTAAAATAGAAATTTCGGACGGTATTAGAATGTTTAAGCCTAAAACGCTGAAGGAGGCCATCAATTATGCTAGGATGCGGGATGAGCAATTGCAGAGGCAGAAAAAGGCAGTTCGAACATTCAATCCGACAAACCCACTTTCACCAACAAAAGATAAGGCGGCAACACCAGTTAAGCGTCTTTCGTGGGAAGAGATGTAG
- the LOC110619100 gene encoding uncharacterized protein LOC110619100, whose product MEVIALVNSGSTDNFGSDKFAEILKLPATQIKPSNVRVANGGHLQCSGKFEHVPLLVQGISFAVTLYSLPLMGFDMVLGVQWLKELGDVNCNWKNLTMKFHWDGQLRILKGINSKPIQSCSSKEMAKELRHGSSIFAACFQLQQESPPEEIHLDMLQLLNQYAYFQKAEIEKQVHDMLKLGQIRTSTSPFSSPALLVKKKDGSWRFCTDYRALNSVTVKHRFPIPTVDDMLDELHGAAFFTKIDLRAGFHQHTLFIKLSKCAFGQKQIEYLGHIVFHEGVLVDQGKIQTMLDWPKPTNVSDLRGFLGLTGYYRKFVRNYGMIARPLTDLLKKGKFSWSEEA is encoded by the exons ATGGAGGTGATTGCTCTTGTAAACAGTGGCTCTACCGATAACTTTGGCAGTGACAAGTTCGCAGAAATCCTCAAATTACCCGCAACACAGATAAAGCCAAGTAACGTGAGAGTTGCTAATGGAGGACATTTGCAATGCAGTGGAAAATTTGAGCATGTGCCCCTTCTGGTGCAAGGTATATCCTTTGCTGTTACATTATATTCTTTGCCTTTAATGGGTTTTGACATGGTGTTGGGCGTTCAGTGGCTTAAAGAGCTGGGAGATGTGAATTGCAACTGGAAGAATTTAACTATGAAATTTCACTGGGATGGTCAGCTTCGCATTCTTAAGGGGATTAACAGTAAACCCATTCAATCATGTTCCTCAAAGGAGATGGCGAAGGAGCTGAGACATGGGAGCTCTATATTTGCGGCTTGTTTCCAATTACAGCAGGAATCACCACCAGAAGAAATCCATCTGGATATGCTGCAATTACTCAACCA GTACGCATATTTTCAAAAAGCTGAAATTGAAAAACAAGTTCATGATATGCTAAAATTGGGGCAAATCCGAACTAGCACAAGTCCTTTTTCTTCTCCTGCTTTACTAGTAAAGAAAAAAGATGGGTCTTGGCGATTCTGTACTGATTATAGAGCTTTAAATAGCGTCACTGTCAAACACAGATTTCCCATTCCCACAGTGGACGATATGTTAGATGAACTCCATGGGGCTGCCTTCTTTACTAAAATTGACCTTCGGGCAGGGTTCCATCAA CATACACTTTTCATCAAGCTCAGTAAATGTGCATTTGGGCAAAAACAAATTGAATATTTGGGTCACATTGTTTTTCATGAAGGAGTTCTGGTGGATCAAGGAAAAATTCAGACAATGCTTGATTGGCCTAAACCCACTAATGTTTCTGATTTACGTGGTTTCTTAGGACTTACAGGTTATTACAGAAAATTTGTTCGAAACTATGGGATGATTGCTCGGCCTTTGACAGATTTGCTTAAGAAGGGAAAGTTCTCTTGGTCGGAAGAGGCATAA